The genomic interval CGCCGTGGCGGGCAGCAGCAGGTCGGGACGCTGCGTCAGGGCCACCACGGCCAGTGCCGCGCGGCTGGCGTTGAACGCCGCGTCGGCGTGCGGCACCAGGTCCGGCAGCAGCCCGCGGGTGTGCGCGGTCGAGGACCGCTCCTCGGGGACCAGCACCGTCGCGCCCAGCGCGGGGTGCGGATCCAGCCGCACCGCACGGTAGCTGCGCTGATGGTCCGCCGAACCGTTGACGCCGCTGCCCACCGGACCGCCGGTTTCGGTCCATGAGACCACGATGCCGCCGAGTACGCTGGCCGCCGCGTTGTCGGGATGTCCCTCGAATTCCGAAGCCAGCTGCACCAATTCGGCATCGTCACAGGCCAGCTCCGCGTCGAACTCGGCAGCCAGGCCCCGGGCCGCGGCCAGCCCGCCGACCACCGCCGAGGCGGACGAACCGAGTCCGCGAGAGTGCGGAATCACGTTGCGGCACAACACGTCCAGGCCGTTGGCCCAGACACCCGCCGATTCCAACCCCCTTTCGATCGCACGCACCACGAGATGTGAAGGGCCCCAAGGCACGTCGTCGGCGCCCTCGCCCTCCACCCGGATCGTAAGCCCGGAATCGGTCGTGCGCACCACGATCTCGTCATAAAGCCCCAGGGCGATACCGAGCGAGTCGAAGCCCGGACCCAGATTCGCGCTCGACGCCGGCACCCGGGCCGTCACGGTGATACCGGGCGGCAGGGTCCGAGTCAGCAACCGACCTTCGCGCGAGCTCAACTCAGGCCAGCTCGAGCTCGTGGGCCACCGCGACCGGGTCGACCTGGATCGCCTGCACCTCCGGCATGCCCGACAGGGCGGTGTCGGGGTCCTTGAGGCCGTTGCCGGTCACCGTGCACACCACGGTCAGCCCGGCGTCGAGCCAGCCCTCTTCACGGGCGGCCAGCAGCCCGGCCACGCTCGCCGCGGAGGCGGGCTCGACGAATACGCCCTCGGTGCTCGCGATCAGCCGGTACGCGGCCAGGATCGCCTCGTCGGTGGCCGCGCGGAAGGCGCCGCCGGACTCCTCCTGCGCGCGCACCGCGCTGTTCCACGACGCCGGTGCGCCGATCCGGATGGCGGTGGCGATGGTCTCCGGGTTCTTCACCGGGGCACCGGCGACCAGTGGCGCGGCCCCGGCGGCCTGCACGCCCAGCATGCGCGGGCGGCCGGCGGTGAGGCCGTCGGCGTGGTACTCGCTGTAGCCCTTCCAGTAGGCGGTGATGTTCCCGGCGTTGCCGACCGGCA from Nocardia wallacei carries:
- the thrB gene encoding homoserine kinase encodes the protein MTRTLPPGITVTARVPASSANLGPGFDSLGIALGLYDEIVVRTTDSGLTIRVEGEGADDVPWGPSHLVVRAIERGLESAGVWANGLDVLCRNVIPHSRGLGSSASAVVGGLAAARGLAAEFDAELACDDAELVQLASEFEGHPDNAAASVLGGIVVSWTETGGPVGSGVNGSADHQRSYRAVRLDPHPALGATVLVPEERSSTAHTRGLLPDLVPHADAAFNASRAALAVVALTQRPDLLLPATADRLHQGYRSSALPLTTTWIARLREAGIAAMVSGAGPTVLALSTEDFPAELREGAVIDGLRVLRPDISDGVRVD